A single region of the Bacteroidota bacterium genome encodes:
- a CDS encoding DUF4271 domain-containing protein, protein MQIPTLAPLKPAKVYPVDTQAVLRMLEFDKIGYDSIFSINTGPPVIDQPAIKHVTVKDFILPVLLLIMLGYVTWLRYVFAKELSENITVIVNSNLGQQIYRDREFSANIFKLLTFFNFACSAGIFIFLLARYYEVPLPFDVAFYNIILCIGGVGVLYLIKGLSYRILGSTFKISNALQFFRFNALVIYHLLGIGMLPFIILAAFADPPVSDWAIAGTLILIGIALLIRFVKGFTALRLTGRFHFVYFLLYICALEIAPLLIAIKVFTQLGLGEAKKFADEQQPTTCN, encoded by the coding sequence ATGCAAATCCCAACCCTTGCACCGTTAAAACCCGCAAAAGTTTACCCTGTTGATACGCAGGCAGTATTGCGCATGCTGGAATTTGATAAAATCGGCTACGACAGCATATTCAGCATAAACACGGGGCCTCCTGTTATTGACCAGCCTGCAATTAAGCATGTTACGGTAAAGGATTTTATTTTACCGGTTTTGTTATTAATCATGCTTGGTTACGTAACCTGGCTGCGATACGTATTTGCGAAAGAATTATCAGAAAATATTACCGTTATTGTTAATTCAAATCTGGGTCAGCAAATTTATCGCGACCGTGAATTTTCGGCTAACATTTTTAAACTGCTCACCTTTTTTAATTTTGCCTGTAGTGCAGGTATTTTTATTTTCCTGCTAGCCAGATATTATGAGGTTCCACTACCTTTTGATGTTGCATTCTACAATATCATCCTATGTATTGGCGGAGTAGGGGTGCTGTATCTCATCAAAGGATTAAGCTATAGAATTTTAGGTTCTACATTCAAGATTTCCAACGCGTTACAATTTTTCAGGTTTAATGCACTTGTTATTTACCATTTGCTGGGAATCGGTATGCTCCCATTCATAATTCTGGCCGCTTTTGCCGATCCTCCGGTTAGCGATTGGGCAATTGCCGGAACACTTATACTCATCGGAATTGCACTGCTGATAAGGTTTGTAAAGGGTTTTACTGCGCTGCGGCTTACAGGGCGGTTTCATTTCGTGTATTTTTTGCTGTATATTTGCGCCCTCGAAATAGCCCCATTGTTGATAGCCATAAAGGTTTTCACTCAATTGGGCTTAGGTGAAGCAAAAAAATTTGCCGATGAACAACAGCCAACAACCTGTAATTAA